In Halarcobacter bivalviorum, a genomic segment contains:
- a CDS encoding TIGR00730 family Rossman fold protein codes for MNIAIYCGSSFGKNEIYKTTALNMVDFLAKKSCSIVYGGSKAGLMGVISNYALEKDIPVYGVITHDLANKELENEKLSNIIKVDSIRERKAKMEELSDAFIAYPGGCGTLEEISEILTSIQVGYSNKPCAFYNVNGYYDKLIGFLNTAVNEGFMLKEHLDSIIVSDDIEKIYTNFKNYTPPKNKWEILKALTNC; via the coding sequence ATGAATATAGCAATATATTGTGGCTCAAGTTTTGGGAAAAATGAGATTTATAAAACAACTGCTTTAAATATGGTTGATTTTTTAGCAAAGAAGTCTTGTTCTATTGTATATGGAGGAAGTAAAGCAGGATTAATGGGTGTTATCTCTAATTATGCCCTAGAGAAAGATATTCCTGTTTATGGAGTTATAACTCATGATTTGGCAAATAAAGAACTAGAGAATGAAAAACTTTCTAATATTATTAAAGTAGATAGTATTAGAGAAAGAAAAGCAAAGATGGAAGAACTTTCTGATGCTTTTATTGCATATCCAGGTGGTTGTGGAACATTAGAGGAGATTTCAGAGATACTTACTTCTATTCAAGTAGGTTATTCTAATAAACCTTGTGCTTTTTATAATGTAAATGGCTATTATGATAAATTGATTGGATTTTTAAATACAGCAGTAAATGAAGGCTTTATGCTAAAGGAACATTTAGATTCAATTATTGTTAGTGATGATATTGAAAAGATATATACAAACTTCAAAAACTATACTCCACCAAAGAATAAATGGGAGATTTTAAAGGCATTAACCAACTGTTAA
- a CDS encoding HAD family hydrolase, whose protein sequence is MKKFILFDNDGVLVETEKWYYEANVKALKELNIHLELNRYLQIMARGGTAWELAFEEGVSKELVNKQREKRDLFYQDFLQTKNIEIKGVKTLLEELSKSYRMAIITTSRRVDFELIHKNRGIVDFMDFSLCVEEYVKAKPAPDPYLAGLKRFNAKKEEAIVVEDSQRGLSSAFNAGIECVIVHNEFTKTHDFTNASYHIKKLEELKELLSTL, encoded by the coding sequence ATGAAAAAATTTATTTTATTTGACAATGATGGAGTTTTAGTAGAAACAGAAAAGTGGTATTATGAAGCCAATGTAAAGGCTTTAAAAGAGCTAAATATTCATCTTGAACTAAATAGATATCTTCAAATTATGGCAAGAGGTGGAACTGCATGGGAACTTGCTTTTGAAGAAGGAGTTTCAAAAGAGCTTGTAAACAAACAAAGAGAAAAAAGAGACCTTTTTTATCAAGACTTCCTACAAACAAAAAATATCGAAATAAAAGGGGTTAAAACTCTTTTAGAAGAACTTTCAAAATCTTATAGAATGGCAATTATTACAACATCAAGAAGAGTTGACTTTGAATTAATTCATAAAAATAGAGGTATCGTTGATTTTATGGATTTTTCTTTATGTGTTGAAGAGTATGTAAAGGCTAAACCAGCACCAGACCCCTATCTTGCAGGACTAAAAAGATTTAATGCAAAAAAAGAAGAGGCAATAGTTGTTGAAGATTCTCAAAGAGGTTTAAGTTCTGCTTTTAATGCAGGAATTGAATGTGTAATAGTTCATAATGAATTTACAAAAACTCATGATTTTACAAATGCAAGTTATCATATAAAAAAACTTGAAGAGTTAAAAGAGCTCTTATCTACTCTTTAG
- a CDS encoding VacJ family lipoprotein has translation MRKLVVLFLMLTSICFAQEIEKDDFSNEFSTKTESFDPLSGYNRSMTSFNHYVYLNIVAPTAKGYAKVVPEVARTGISNFIDNITFPIRFVNNLLQLKFAYAFEELGRFTINSTFGLAGLMDPATKMDLEKRDEDFGQTLAFYGIGEGFHIVLPFFGPSNLRDSIGLVADGYISPLTDMSSYGYKIPNNTEKTVAIQAIKFVNHSSLNQGKYEAFTKDAIDLYSLLKDAYNQRREKEIKE, from the coding sequence ATGAGAAAACTGGTTGTTCTTTTTTTGATGCTTACAAGCATTTGTTTTGCACAAGAAATAGAAAAAGATGATTTTAGTAATGAATTTAGTACAAAGACTGAAAGTTTTGATCCTCTTTCAGGATACAATCGTTCTATGACTTCATTTAATCATTATGTTTATTTAAACATTGTAGCACCAACTGCAAAAGGATATGCAAAGGTTGTTCCTGAAGTAGCGAGAACAGGTATTTCAAACTTCATTGATAATATCACTTTCCCTATTAGGTTTGTTAATAATCTTCTTCAATTGAAATTCGCATATGCATTTGAAGAGTTAGGTAGATTTACAATTAATTCTACTTTTGGACTTGCAGGATTGATGGATCCCGCAACAAAAATGGATTTAGAAAAAAGAGATGAAGACTTTGGTCAAACTCTTGCTTTTTATGGAATAGGAGAAGGTTTTCATATTGTATTACCATTTTTTGGACCATCAAACTTAAGAGACAGTATTGGTCTTGTTGCGGATGGTTATATAAGTCCTTTAACAGACATGAGTTCTTATGGATATAAAATACCTAATAATACAGAGAAAACAGTAGCAATTCAAGCAATTAAATTTGTAAATCATTCATCATTAAATCAAGGTAAATATGAAGCCTTTACAAAAGATGCTATTGATTTATACTCTCTTCTAAAAGATGCTTATAATCAAAGAAGAGAAAAAGAGATTAAGGAATAA
- a CDS encoding efflux RND transporter permease subunit: MTKKIFDLTVIKHPFKTVFILLLGVIFLGYYSTKLEIDASSETLLLDNDKDLQFARKVSKLYYNPDFLLITYSPKEDLLSEESLKTLKKLSDELVKLENIDSVTSILNVPLLQSPVQKLSKLVDNVRTLEKSNPNKELVKKEFLESEIYKNALVSADFKTTALVLNLKENKEYFNFIDKRKELLDKKRANTISKEELIKLNQIQIDFKKFRDIQRAENSQTISEIRDIISKYQNEASLFLGGVNMIADDIITFVKNDLVIYGSTLILLLIFILWIIFKQSIWITLPLLICILSVVSTAGALGFFAWEVTVISSNFIALQLIITISIVLHLIVRYRELSSKYKHASQYKLVINTILSKLNPSFFAIITTIAGFGSLVLSGIQPVKNLGWMMSTGIAISLLIAFIVFPAILILLKRVNSTKESNFKLNTISISTYLVENHGKKIILGSILVVIFSLTGTTKLIVENSFINYFKESTQIYKGMKVIDENLGGTTPLDVVLTFKEEKQKKKQESGFDSFEDEFAIDSNDKQYWFTKDKLDAITRVHDYLETIDEIGKVQSLATLTKVGKLLNEDKELDSFTLALLYNKLPPEYKKIILSPYINIENNQARITTRIIDSNPELRRDELLKKINSELPKVINSSNIEFRLSNLMVLYNNMLQSLFDSQIKTLGFVVVILFIMFLILFRSVLIATIAILVNIVPISIIFGIMGWLNIPLDIMTITIAAISIGIGVDDTIHYIHRFHEEYKKDHNYLEAMKRSHESIGYAMTYTSLVVIVGFSILVLSNLIPTIYFGLLTVIVMATMLSSALLLLPKLLILLKPYGDKKMRTLKI, translated from the coding sequence ATGACAAAAAAGATTTTCGACTTAACTGTTATTAAGCACCCTTTTAAAACAGTTTTTATTCTTCTTTTAGGAGTAATATTTTTAGGATATTACTCTACAAAGTTAGAAATTGATGCCTCTTCTGAAACTCTATTATTAGATAATGACAAAGATTTACAATTTGCAAGAAAAGTTTCTAAACTTTACTATAATCCAGACTTTTTACTTATTACTTACTCTCCTAAAGAGGATTTATTATCAGAAGAATCATTAAAAACTTTAAAGAAATTATCTGATGAATTAGTAAAATTAGAAAATATTGACTCAGTTACTTCTATTTTAAATGTTCCTTTACTTCAATCTCCAGTTCAAAAACTATCAAAGCTAGTTGATAATGTAAGAACTTTAGAAAAAAGTAATCCAAATAAAGAGTTAGTGAAAAAAGAGTTTTTAGAATCAGAAATATATAAAAATGCTTTAGTTAGTGCTGATTTTAAGACAACTGCTTTAGTTTTAAATTTAAAAGAAAATAAAGAGTATTTTAACTTTATTGATAAAAGAAAAGAGCTTTTAGATAAAAAAAGAGCTAACACTATCTCAAAAGAAGAATTAATAAAACTAAATCAAATCCAGATTGACTTTAAAAAGTTTAGAGATATTCAAAGAGCAGAAAACAGTCAAACAATTTCAGAAATAAGAGATATCATATCAAAATATCAAAATGAAGCTTCACTCTTTTTAGGTGGAGTAAATATGATTGCTGATGATATTATCACTTTTGTTAAAAACGATTTAGTGATTTATGGTTCAACTTTAATTTTACTGCTTATTTTTATTTTATGGATTATTTTCAAACAAAGTATTTGGATTACTCTTCCTTTATTGATTTGTATTTTATCTGTAGTTTCAACAGCAGGTGCTTTAGGTTTCTTTGCTTGGGAAGTTACAGTTATTTCATCTAACTTTATTGCTTTACAATTAATTATTACTATCTCTATTGTTTTACACTTAATTGTAAGATATAGAGAACTTAGTTCTAAATATAAACACGCTTCTCAATATAAACTTGTAATAAATACTATTCTTTCAAAACTAAACCCCTCTTTCTTTGCTATTATTACTACAATTGCAGGATTTGGTTCTTTAGTTTTATCAGGAATTCAGCCAGTTAAAAACCTTGGTTGGATGATGAGTACAGGAATTGCTATCTCTTTATTAATTGCCTTTATTGTTTTTCCTGCTATATTAATTCTTCTAAAAAGAGTTAATAGTACAAAAGAGTCTAACTTTAAATTAAATACTATTTCAATCTCTACATATTTAGTAGAAAATCATGGTAAAAAGATTATTCTAGGTAGTATTCTTGTTGTTATTTTTTCATTAACTGGTACTACAAAATTAATCGTTGAAAACAGTTTTATTAACTATTTTAAAGAATCTACTCAAATTTATAAAGGAATGAAAGTAATTGATGAAAATTTAGGAGGAACAACCCCTTTAGATGTTGTTCTTACTTTTAAAGAAGAGAAACAAAAGAAAAAACAAGAGAGTGGTTTTGACTCTTTTGAAGATGAATTTGCAATAGATTCAAATGATAAACAATATTGGTTTACAAAAGATAAATTAGATGCTATTACAAGAGTACATGACTATTTAGAGACAATTGATGAGATAGGAAAAGTACAATCATTAGCAACTTTAACTAAAGTAGGAAAACTATTAAATGAAGATAAAGAGTTAGATAGTTTTACCCTTGCTTTATTATATAATAAATTACCACCAGAGTATAAAAAAATCATTTTAAGCCCATATATAAATATTGAAAATAATCAAGCAAGAATCACTACAAGAATAATTGATTCAAATCCAGAGTTAAGAAGAGATGAACTTTTAAAAAAAATAAACTCTGAGCTACCTAAAGTTATTAATAGTTCAAATATTGAATTTAGATTATCAAATCTAATGGTTTTATATAATAATATGCTTCAATCACTATTTGATTCACAAATAAAAACTCTTGGTTTTGTTGTAGTTATTCTATTTATTATGTTTTTAATTCTATTTAGGTCTGTATTAATTGCAACAATTGCAATACTTGTAAATATTGTACCTATTTCAATTATCTTTGGGATTATGGGCTGGTTAAATATTCCACTTGATATTATGACTATAACTATTGCAGCTATCTCTATTGGAATTGGAGTTGATGATACAATTCACTATATTCACAGATTCCATGAAGAGTATAAAAAAGACCATAATTATTTAGAAGCAATGAAAAGAAGTCATGAAAGTATAGGATATGCAATGACTTATACCTCATTAGTAGTAATTGTTGGTTTCTCTATTTTAGTTTTATCAAATTTAATTCCAACTATTTATTTTGGACTACTAACAGTAATTGTTATGGCAACAATGTTAAGCTCTGCCCTACTTTTACTTCCTAAATTATTAATCTTATTAAAACCATATGGAGATAAAAAGATGAGGACTTTAAAAATATGA
- a CDS encoding YebC/PmpR family DNA-binding transcriptional regulator encodes MGRAFEYRKAAKMKRWGNMSRVFPKLAKAIEIAAKAGGGDPDMNPVLRTAILNAKAQNLPKANIDAAIKRATGKDATNYVDVNFEGKGPHGVLIFVECATDNNTRTVANVKMHFNKNGGQVVPTGSLEFMFDRKAIFEFDKPEMELEELELELIDAGLEEIEEEDGLCIAIANYTDFGNMNTKFEELEIELKKAELKRISNNPQEFTEEQQEEIGKLLEKLEDDDDVQAVFTNME; translated from the coding sequence ATGGGTAGAGCCTTTGAGTATAGAAAAGCAGCAAAAATGAAAAGATGGGGAAATATGTCAAGAGTTTTCCCAAAACTAGCAAAAGCAATTGAAATTGCAGCAAAAGCTGGTGGTGGTGACCCTGACATGAATCCTGTTTTAAGAACTGCAATACTAAATGCTAAAGCACAAAACTTACCAAAAGCAAATATTGATGCAGCTATTAAAAGAGCAACAGGAAAAGATGCGACAAACTATGTTGATGTAAATTTTGAAGGGAAAGGTCCTCATGGTGTTCTAATTTTTGTTGAGTGTGCAACTGATAATAATACAAGAACCGTAGCAAATGTTAAAATGCATTTTAATAAAAATGGAGGACAAGTTGTTCCTACTGGTTCTTTAGAGTTTATGTTTGATAGAAAAGCTATTTTTGAATTTGATAAACCAGAGATGGAATTAGAAGAGCTAGAACTTGAACTAATTGATGCTGGATTAGAAGAGATTGAAGAAGAAGATGGTTTATGTATTGCAATTGCAAATTATACTGACTTTGGAAATATGAATACTAAATTTGAAGAGTTAGAAATTGAGCTTAAAAAAGCTGAATTAAAAAGAATTTCAAACAATCCACAAGAGTTTACAGAAGAGCAACAAGAAGAGATTGGTAAATTATTAGAA
- a CDS encoding pyridoxal phosphate-dependent aminotransferase, which produces MRYENMNSFIVMDIVREAQKYEDTIHFEIGQPDLTPNEKVKEALKKAVDENKFSYTESLGLFELREKIAKHYKKEYGVNIDESQILLTPGTSGAFLIAYTLTLKHNGKLGLSDPSYPCYKNFANMLDIEPIFMNINKECDYELKVEHLKKHKLDALQISSPSNPTGNIYSNENLKELINYCEENKIHFISDELYHGLIYEKEAATALEFSENVFVINGFSKYYCMPGLRLGWIVVPKNLVREAEIIAQNIFISAPTLSQYAALEAFDYEYLEQIKNKFKARRDYLYTELNEIFSVDAKPDGAFYLWVDVSKYTDDSFAFAKELLENIHLATTPGKDFGKNETNKYLRFAYTRDIEHMKEGINRLKEYLKSR; this is translated from the coding sequence ATGAGATATGAAAATATGAATTCTTTTATTGTTATGGATATAGTAAGAGAAGCACAAAAATATGAAGATACTATACATTTTGAAATAGGGCAACCAGATTTAACTCCAAATGAAAAGGTAAAAGAGGCTCTTAAAAAAGCTGTTGATGAAAATAAGTTTTCTTATACTGAGAGTTTAGGTCTTTTTGAACTAAGAGAGAAAATTGCAAAACATTATAAAAAAGAGTATGGTGTAAATATTGATGAATCTCAAATTTTATTGACTCCAGGAACTTCGGGTGCTTTTTTAATTGCTTATACATTAACGTTAAAACATAATGGTAAATTAGGACTTAGTGACCCTTCTTATCCTTGTTATAAGAACTTTGCAAATATGCTAGATATTGAACCTATTTTTATGAATATTAATAAAGAGTGTGATTATGAATTAAAAGTAGAACATCTAAAAAAACACAAGTTAGATGCTTTACAAATCTCTTCACCTTCTAATCCTACCGGAAATATCTATTCAAATGAAAATTTAAAAGAGTTAATTAATTATTGTGAAGAAAATAAGATTCATTTTATTTCTGATGAGCTTTATCATGGACTTATTTATGAAAAAGAAGCAGCAACTGCTTTAGAATTTAGTGAAAATGTTTTTGTTATTAATGGTTTTTCAAAGTATTATTGTATGCCAGGTTTAAGGCTAGGATGGATAGTAGTTCCTAAAAATTTAGTAAGAGAAGCAGAGATTATTGCACAAAATATATTTATTTCAGCTCCTACTTTATCTCAATATGCTGCTTTAGAAGCATTTGATTATGAATATTTAGAGCAGATAAAAAATAAGTTTAAAGCAAGAAGAGATTATTTATATACAGAACTAAATGAGATTTTTAGTGTTGATGCAAAACCTGATGGAGCTTTTTATCTTTGGGTTGATGTTTCAAAATATACAGATGATAGTTTTGCTTTTGCTAAAGAGCTTTTAGAGAATATTCATCTTGCTACAACACCTGGTAAAGATTTTGGTAAAAATGAAACAAATAAGTATCTGAGATTTGCCTATACAAGAGATATAGAGCATATGAAAGAGGGAATTAATAGGTTAAAAGAGTATCTAAAGAGTAGATAA
- a CDS encoding MlaC/ttg2D family ABC transporter substrate-binding protein gives MLKKYFILLLVSTTLLFAVKKENIEPFMVEKVNSVLSILKNKELKKEEKSSKIISIMDPVFDYTLMARLSLGKEWNSLSSEKQKEFSFLFTEVLKKSYLNKLDLYTDQKVKFLGTQEPKKNRLVVNTTLIGEKDNFDIDYKFYQKTEDEWKIYDINLVGVSIIQTYRQQFAGFLKDKSFDELLKNLDTKK, from the coding sequence ATGTTAAAAAAATATTTTATACTTCTTTTAGTTTCTACAACTCTACTATTTGCAGTAAAGAAAGAGAATATTGAACCTTTTATGGTAGAAAAAGTAAATAGTGTATTATCAATTTTAAAAAATAAAGAGTTAAAAAAAGAAGAAAAATCATCTAAAATTATCTCAATTATGGACCCAGTTTTTGACTACACACTAATGGCTAGATTATCGTTAGGAAAAGAATGGAATTCATTATCAAGTGAAAAACAAAAAGAGTTTTCTTTTTTATTTACAGAAGTTTTAAAAAAATCTTATTTAAATAAACTTGATTTATATACAGACCAAAAAGTTAAATTCTTAGGAACTCAAGAGCCAAAGAAAAATAGATTGGTAGTAAATACTACGTTAATTGGTGAGAAAGACAACTTTGACATTGATTATAAATTTTATCAAAAAACAGAAGATGAATGGAAAATTTATGATATCAACTTAGTTGGAGTAAGTATTATTCAAACATATAGACAACAATTTGCAGGATTTTTAAAAGATAAATCTTTTGATGAATTACTAAAAAATTTAGATACAAAAAAATAG
- a CDS encoding M23 family metallopeptidase, translating into MKKILILLFIINQLIFALDISSQKIKNANTLFLKLEEKNIKNPKLTIDSHNIDFFEIPNKKDSYYALVPISYYKEFDKYKIIVSYIKNNKKVFKGINIEVIDGNYKSEIIKVTDNSKVTLNDKNKKRVDKEYKRAMNIYNKTTPKLYIKDDFIYPINSKITSDFGKKRVYNGTLKSYHSGTDFRAKNGTIIKAINNGKIVIAEDRFYAGKSIVIDHGQGIYSGYYHLSKKNFKVGDFVKKGDIIGLSGSTGRITGPHLHFSFRIHGILVDPLQAIELLNNNL; encoded by the coding sequence ATGAAAAAAATCCTAATACTTTTATTTATTATTAATCAATTAATTTTTGCACTTGATATCTCATCTCAAAAAATAAAAAATGCAAATACTCTGTTTTTAAAACTTGAAGAGAAAAATATCAAAAATCCAAAATTAACAATTGATTCACACAACATTGACTTTTTTGAAATACCAAATAAAAAAGATAGCTATTATGCTTTAGTACCAATCTCTTATTATAAAGAGTTTGATAAGTACAAGATAATAGTTTCATATATAAAGAACAATAAAAAAGTTTTTAAAGGTATTAATATTGAAGTAATTGATGGAAACTATAAAAGTGAAATTATCAAAGTAACAGATAACTCAAAAGTAACTTTAAATGATAAAAATAAGAAGCGTGTAGACAAAGAATACAAGCGAGCAATGAATATCTATAATAAAACTACCCCAAAATTATATATAAAAGATGATTTTATTTATCCTATAAATAGTAAAATTACTAGTGATTTTGGTAAAAAAAGAGTCTATAATGGAACTTTAAAATCTTATCATAGTGGTACTGATTTTAGAGCAAAAAATGGAACAATTATTAAAGCTATAAATAATGGAAAAATAGTGATTGCAGAAGATAGGTTTTATGCAGGAAAATCTATTGTTATAGATCATGGACAAGGAATTTATAGTGGTTACTATCATTTAAGTAAAAAGAACTTTAAAGTAGGTGACTTTGTAAAGAAAGGCGATATTATCGGCTTAAGCGGTAGTACAGGAAGAATAACAGGTCCACATTTACACTTCTCTTTCAGAATTCATGGTATCCTAGTAGATCCGCTACAAGCCATTGAGTTATTAAATAATAATCTATAG
- a CDS encoding ModE family transcriptional regulator, protein MKKLDNIQRDLLLTNLDEDGKLSCLKAFKVARLIGMKPKDMAEITRSMNIKITNCELGVFGKLNFSELDDNIYDKLSKNFAQDKKIDCEVAWYTARDKGSSLRKVGSTINNSDIKVRHCQLGCFYDEEFEKYDDK, encoded by the coding sequence ATGAAAAAACTTGATAATATTCAAAGAGATTTACTTCTTACAAATCTTGATGAAGATGGTAAACTTTCATGCTTAAAAGCATTTAAAGTTGCTAGACTTATAGGTATGAAGCCAAAAGACATGGCAGAAATAACAAGATCAATGAATATTAAAATTACTAACTGTGAACTTGGTGTTTTTGGTAAACTAAACTTCTCAGAGCTAGATGATAACATCTATGATAAACTCTCTAAAAATTTTGCCCAAGATAAAAAAATTGATTGTGAAGTAGCTTGGTATACAGCAAGAGATAAAGGTTCAAGTTTAAGAAAAGTTGGTTCAACAATTAATAACTCAGATATAAAAGTAAGACATTGTCAACTTGGATGTTTTTATGATGAAGAGTTTGAAAAATATGATGATAAATGA
- a CDS encoding TlpA family protein disulfide reductase translates to MIKKLSLVFISLLAVFLFTGCNSNDEAATVVENNTNFEELKKQSNKTYNLKTTDGRVITLKVENDVLTSEELKGKYVLLNFWATWCPPCIKEMPVFNKMYEKYKDKFELIGILFERDKDAQELAAFMEKHNIKFPITVGEENFRMAKAFDDVNKIPESFLYGKDGRFLKKYVGEVGEKDLENYLSK, encoded by the coding sequence ATGATAAAAAAATTATCTTTAGTTTTTATTTCATTGTTAGCGGTTTTCTTATTTACTGGTTGTAACTCAAATGATGAAGCAGCAACAGTAGTAGAAAATAACACAAATTTTGAAGAGCTAAAAAAACAGAGTAATAAGACATATAACTTAAAAACAACAGATGGTAGAGTTATTACTTTAAAAGTTGAAAATGATGTTTTAACATCAGAAGAGTTAAAAGGAAAGTATGTTTTACTTAATTTTTGGGCAACTTGGTGTCCTCCTTGTATAAAAGAGATGCCTGTATTTAATAAAATGTATGAAAAATATAAAGATAAGTTTGAGCTAATAGGGATTTTATTTGAAAGAGATAAAGATGCTCAAGAGTTAGCAGCTTTTATGGAAAAACATAATATTAAATTTCCTATTACAGTAGGTGAAGAAAACTTTAGAATGGCAAAAGCTTTTGATGATGTTAATAAAATACCAGAATCTTTTCTTTATGGAAAAGATGGAAGATTTTTAAAGAAATATGTTGGAGAAGTTGGAGAAAAGGACTTAGAAAACTATCTTAGTAAATAG
- a CDS encoding ferritin family protein produces MNVYEYAMKVEKEGEAYYREMAEISPNAGLKRIFTMLADEEVKHYNVFKSMMKKEKLDLENLNLLTDTDTIFATLSKEKDNVAFDEKQINYYKDAISREENSHNFYIEKSKDIDDENERQIFLEIAHEEVKHKKILEEIVHFLEEPENWVASAEF; encoded by the coding sequence ATGAATGTCTATGAATATGCAATGAAGGTAGAAAAAGAGGGAGAAGCCTACTATAGAGAGATGGCTGAAATATCACCTAATGCAGGTTTAAAAAGAATATTTACTATGCTTGCAGATGAAGAAGTAAAACACTACAATGTTTTTAAAAGCATGATGAAAAAAGAAAAATTAGATTTAGAAAATCTAAACTTACTTACTGATACTGATACTATCTTTGCAACTCTTTCAAAAGAGAAAGATAATGTAGCTTTTGATGAGAAACAGATAAACTACTATAAAGATGCAATTTCTAGAGAAGAAAACTCTCATAATTTTTATATTGAAAAATCAAAAGATATTGATGATGAGAATGAAAGACAGATTTTTCTAGAAATAGCTCATGAAGAGGTTAAACACAAAAAAATACTTGAAGAGATTGTTCATTTTCTTGAAGAACCAGAAAACTGGGTTGCTAGTGCAGAGTTTTAA
- a CDS encoding disulfide bond formation protein B, translating into MKTINSNFVLAMFIIASLATLGSLFFSEVMEFIPCSMCWYQRIFMYPLVLIFLLNLLYPDDKLFKYSAPLVVVGLLFAIYHNLLMWGIIPESAVPCKQGVPCSTEYFEYLGFINIPFLSLAAYVLIAILLISGQKKIKS; encoded by the coding sequence ATGAAAACAATTAATTCAAATTTTGTACTTGCGATGTTTATTATAGCTTCGCTTGCTACTTTGGGATCACTTTTTTTTAGTGAGGTAATGGAGTTTATTCCTTGTAGTATGTGTTGGTATCAAAGGATTTTTATGTATCCTTTAGTTTTAATATTTTTACTTAATCTGTTATATCCAGATGATAAGTTATTTAAATATTCAGCTCCACTTGTTGTAGTAGGTTTACTTTTTGCAATTTATCATAATCTATTAATGTGGGGTATTATTCCAGAAAGTGCAGTTCCTTGTAAACAAGGAGTTCCTTGTTCAACAGAATATTTTGAATATCTAGGATTTATTAATATTCCATTTTTATCACTTGCTGCTTATGTTTTAATTGCAATATTATTAATAAGTGGACAGAAAAAAATCAAATCATAA